Proteins co-encoded in one Bacteroidia bacterium genomic window:
- the prfA gene encoding peptide chain release factor 1: MLEKLAEIEARFDEVNEALANPLIMNDIKQMRTLGKELKELGRIVDAAKKYRKIVANIDSARAILQETADEDLRELAKEELALLEPRFDAIENDIKNLLIPQDPDDSKNTILEIRAGTGGDEAALFAGDLFRMYQRYAEVKGWKFEVSDFQEGTMGGFKEIIVAVSGEDCYGHLKFESGVHRVQRVPQTEQQGRIHTSAASVAALPEPEEFEIEIKDSDLRKDTFCSSGNGGQSVNTTYSAVRLTHIPTGVVVSCQDERSQIKNMDKAMKTLRAKLYDIELTKRSQETAAKRKSLVSTGDRSAKIRTYNFPQSRLTDHRIGLTLYNLPMILDGNLNEVIETLRIAENTERLKEGAITI; encoded by the coding sequence ATGCTGGAAAAACTTGCTGAAATAGAGGCTCGTTTTGATGAGGTAAATGAAGCATTAGCTAATCCATTAATAATGAATGATATTAAGCAAATGCGTACCTTAGGAAAAGAGCTTAAAGAACTTGGACGTATCGTTGATGCAGCCAAAAAATACCGCAAAATAGTAGCAAATATAGACAGCGCACGCGCTATCTTACAAGAAACAGCCGATGAAGACTTACGGGAATTAGCCAAAGAAGAGCTTGCTCTATTAGAACCCCGCTTTGATGCTATCGAAAATGATATTAAGAATTTGCTTATCCCGCAGGACCCTGACGATAGCAAAAACACAATTTTAGAAATTCGTGCAGGTACCGGTGGCGACGAAGCCGCACTTTTTGCCGGAGACCTCTTCAGAATGTACCAACGTTATGCCGAAGTCAAAGGATGGAAATTTGAAGTATCTGATTTCCAAGAAGGTACAATGGGCGGATTTAAAGAAATTATCGTGGCGGTATCCGGCGAAGATTGTTACGGGCACCTAAAATTTGAATCCGGCGTTCATCGGGTGCAGCGTGTACCCCAAACAGAACAACAAGGAAGAATACACACCTCCGCAGCCTCAGTAGCAGCCCTCCCAGAACCCGAAGAATTTGAAATAGAAATTAAAGACTCTGACCTACGAAAAGACACTTTTTGCTCTTCCGGAAACGGCGGCCAGTCTGTAAACACAACTTATTCCGCAGTCCGCCTCACCCATATTCCAACCGGAGTAGTCGTCAGTTGCCAAGACGAACGCTCTCAAATTAAAAATATGGATAAAGCCATGAAAACCTTACGCGCCAAACTCTACGACATAGAGCTAACCAAAAGATCCCAAGAAACAGCTGCAAAACGCAAATCCCTCGTTTCTACAGGTGATAGAAGCGCCAAAATTAGAACCTACAACTTCCCCCAAAGCCGCCTAACAGACCATAGAATCGGCCTCACCCTATACAATCTACCAATGATTTTAGATGGTAATCTAAATGAAGTTATTGAAACCTTACGAATTGCCGAAAATACCGAAAGACTAAAAGAAGGTGCAATAACCATCTAA
- the mutY gene encoding A/G-specific adenine glycosylase, protein MNPQPHITLLLAWFNDFGRTLPWRNIQDHYQIWVSEIILQQTRIQQGYAYYERFIAIFPDVFSLSESSLESVLKAWEGLGYYARARNMHKCAKILVSEYQGRFPQDLEILLKLPGIGPYTARAIASFAFSQEVAVLDGNVFRILSRYYADTTPVNSPQAKTHYQNLADSWVKNAPSADFNAAMMDLGSLICTPQKPKCSKCPFSAYCKAYLQNIATHFPVFLPPKVRSVRYIVFQLIFNALQDKIQIQKRPESGLWGGLWELPNYEVTETEWNYIVAKRGIIKPIKHILTHITYQATTILDNIEQTPNGIWADKQKVSELPLSKLTHKIIELLPKKIIK, encoded by the coding sequence ATGAATCCGCAACCACACATAACTTTGTTACTTGCGTGGTTCAACGACTTTGGCCGTACTCTTCCTTGGCGAAACATCCAAGACCATTATCAAATTTGGGTTTCCGAAATCATCTTACAACAAACTCGGATTCAACAAGGATACGCTTATTATGAGCGATTTATAGCTATTTTTCCCGATGTATTTTCGTTATCAGAATCTTCCTTAGAGTCAGTATTAAAGGCTTGGGAGGGTTTGGGCTATTACGCCCGTGCACGTAATATGCACAAATGTGCCAAGATTTTAGTTTCCGAATATCAAGGTAGGTTTCCGCAGGATTTAGAAATTTTACTCAAGCTACCCGGGATAGGTCCCTATACCGCAAGAGCTATTGCCAGTTTTGCTTTTAGCCAAGAAGTTGCCGTCTTAGACGGTAATGTCTTTCGCATTCTCAGCCGTTATTATGCTGATACTACGCCGGTTAATTCCCCACAAGCAAAAACACATTATCAGAACTTGGCAGATAGTTGGGTTAAAAATGCTCCCTCAGCAGACTTTAACGCAGCTATGATGGATTTAGGATCATTAATTTGCACTCCCCAAAAACCAAAATGCTCAAAATGCCCATTCTCTGCGTATTGTAAAGCATATTTGCAAAATATAGCGACTCATTTTCCCGTATTTCTACCCCCAAAAGTTCGTTCTGTACGATATATCGTTTTTCAGCTTATTTTCAATGCACTTCAAGACAAAATTCAAATACAAAAACGCCCGGAATCAGGACTTTGGGGAGGACTATGGGAACTACCTAATTATGAAGTAACTGAAACAGAATGGAATTATATTGTAGCTAAAAGAGGAATCATAAAGCCAATAAAACATATTTTGACCCACATAACTTACCAAGCTACCACAATTTTAGATAATATAGAACAAACTCCAAACGGAATTTGGGCAGATAAGCAAAAGGTATCCGAACTCCCGCTTTCTAAATTGACTCATAAAATTATTGAGCTATTACCCAAAAAAATAATAAAGTAG
- a CDS encoding glycosyltransferase: MSLLPSNSKASVIISVYNRFDFLKLVLAGFERQQESDFEIIIADDGSNAEFITQFNALKKKSNLRIKHIWQEDLGFRKNRILNQAVIAAESEYLIFIDGDCIPHPEFVSGHLQQAQQKYCLSGRRVDLSNRLTKQLTPEFIQDGNLESGSFFLQMIVDYLRLKLFHLMNGFYTQNQLLLRYFNRKERGLLGANFSLYKSDLLAINGFDERYTQPTFGEDTDVEYRLRLAGITIKPILNIAVLYHCYHKLLPRPDESRLLFEQVQKEKLFFTLHGINKPPN; this comes from the coding sequence ATGTCTTTATTACCCAGCAATTCTAAGGCGTCAGTTATTATTTCTGTTTACAACCGATTTGATTTTTTAAAACTTGTTTTAGCTGGATTTGAACGCCAGCAAGAGTCTGATTTTGAGATTATTATCGCTGATGATGGCTCTAATGCCGAATTCATAACACAATTTAATGCACTTAAAAAGAAGTCAAATCTTAGGATTAAGCACATTTGGCAGGAAGATCTGGGTTTTCGGAAAAACCGAATTCTGAATCAAGCAGTAATAGCTGCTGAATCTGAGTATTTGATTTTTATAGACGGAGACTGCATTCCGCACCCAGAATTTGTATCCGGCCATTTGCAACAAGCCCAGCAAAAATACTGCCTTAGCGGAAGAAGAGTAGATTTATCAAACCGCCTTACCAAACAACTAACTCCAGAATTTATTCAGGACGGAAACTTAGAGTCAGGAAGTTTCTTTTTACAAATGATAGTTGATTATCTACGCCTAAAACTCTTTCATCTAATGAACGGCTTTTATACCCAAAATCAACTTTTGTTGCGCTATTTTAACCGAAAAGAGCGTGGCTTGTTGGGTGCTAATTTTTCCCTGTATAAGTCTGACCTACTGGCTATCAATGGCTTTGATGAACGATATACTCAACCTACTTTTGGGGAAGATACCGATGTAGAATATAGATTGCGTTTAGCCGGCATCACCATAAAACCCATTTTGAACATTGCTGTACTGTATCATTGCTATCATAAACTTTTACCTCGACCGGATGAAAGCCGGCTATTATTTGAGCAGGTACAGAAAGAAAAACTATTCTTTACCTTGCATGGTATTAATAAGCCGCCAAACTAA
- the aspS gene encoding aspartate--tRNA ligase has protein sequence MHSTPLNLRTHTCGDLRLSDIGKKVRLCGWVQTTRDFGKFIFIDIRDRFGITQVAVNQKEQSELYEFAKKLGREYVIQVVGTVAERSNKNPQIETGDIEIIPEVINLLNVAEVPPFKIENITDGGEELRMQYRYLDLRRPVMAQNLVLRAQMIQAMRRYLDAQGFLEIETPNLIKSTPEGARDFLVPSRLHPGTFYALPQSPQILKQLLMVSGMDRYYQIVKCFRDEDFRGDRQPEFTQLDCEMSFVTQDDILQTFGGLTQAVFKEILAVNLPEIQQLTYNDAIRFYGSDKPDLRFDVKIHTFSRSEITGIFPAFDEAFNKGETVAGICIPNAASLSRKELDELVNFVKTPNRNGKGLFYLKYNADNTLKSSADKFFSQEDLLLIAHSIQAKPEDLVLIVADISSKTYKILGDLRLELANKLSLRKPDVWSVLWVVDFPMFELDPETNQLIFVHHPFVAPNPDDLHLLETNPETVRAQCYDLVINGNEILSGSIRIHQRELQNRIFNILGLSEFEIQQKFGFLLRAFEYGAPPHGGCAFGIDRWCMLFAQGNSIRDVIAFPKTSGGRDIMLDAPATVPETALSELHISTQ, from the coding sequence ATGCATTCAACTCCATTAAACCTTCGCACACATACCTGCGGAGATTTACGGCTTTCAGATATTGGAAAAAAAGTACGCCTGTGCGGCTGGGTACAAACTACAAGGGATTTTGGAAAGTTTATTTTTATTGACATTCGAGATAGATTTGGTATAACACAAGTTGCTGTTAACCAGAAAGAACAAAGCGAATTGTATGAATTTGCTAAAAAGTTAGGCCGAGAATATGTTATTCAAGTAGTAGGCACGGTGGCTGAACGGAGTAACAAAAATCCACAAATAGAAACCGGAGATATTGAGATTATTCCGGAAGTAATTAACTTACTGAATGTTGCTGAAGTTCCGCCATTTAAGATTGAAAATATCACTGACGGAGGCGAGGAGCTTCGTATGCAGTATCGTTATTTAGATTTACGGAGGCCGGTGATGGCGCAGAACCTCGTTTTGCGTGCCCAAATGATACAGGCTATGCGCCGGTATTTGGATGCACAAGGCTTTTTGGAAATAGAAACCCCAAACCTGATTAAATCCACCCCCGAAGGAGCACGGGATTTTTTGGTGCCTTCCCGCCTGCACCCGGGTACATTTTATGCCCTGCCACAGTCCCCACAAATATTAAAACAACTGCTTATGGTATCCGGAATGGATAGATATTATCAGATAGTTAAATGTTTTCGGGATGAAGACTTTCGCGGGGATAGGCAGCCAGAGTTTACCCAATTAGACTGCGAAATGTCTTTCGTTACCCAAGATGACATTCTACAAACTTTTGGGGGTCTTACCCAAGCCGTTTTCAAAGAAATATTAGCTGTAAATCTACCTGAAATCCAGCAACTTACATATAACGATGCGATTCGTTTTTATGGTTCGGATAAGCCGGATTTACGCTTCGATGTGAAAATTCATACTTTTTCTCGGTCAGAAATAACCGGAATCTTTCCGGCTTTTGATGAAGCATTTAACAAAGGGGAAACCGTTGCCGGAATCTGCATCCCAAATGCAGCTTCATTATCTCGTAAAGAGTTAGATGAATTAGTTAATTTCGTTAAGACACCCAACAGAAACGGAAAAGGACTTTTTTACCTAAAATATAATGCTGACAATACCTTAAAATCCTCTGCCGATAAGTTCTTTTCGCAGGAAGATTTATTGTTGATTGCCCATTCTATCCAAGCAAAGCCGGAAGATTTGGTGTTGATTGTAGCGGATATTTCCTCAAAAACATACAAGATTTTAGGAGATTTGAGGCTTGAGCTGGCTAATAAACTATCTCTCAGAAAGCCTGATGTTTGGTCTGTTTTGTGGGTGGTAGATTTTCCGATGTTTGAACTTGACCCGGAAACCAACCAGTTAATTTTTGTGCACCATCCATTTGTTGCGCCCAATCCGGATGATTTACATTTATTAGAAACAAACCCCGAAACAGTTCGGGCGCAATGTTATGACTTGGTAATCAATGGTAATGAGATTTTGAGTGGTAGTATTCGGATACACCAACGGGAATTACAGAACCGTATTTTCAATATTTTAGGACTCAGTGAGTTTGAGATTCAGCAGAAGTTTGGGTTTCTGTTGCGGGCTTTTGAATACGGAGCACCTCCACATGGCGGCTGTGCTTTTGGGATAGACCGCTGGTGTATGCTTTTCGCACAAGGAAACTCTATTCGAGATGTTATCGCTTTTCCCAAAACAAGTGGTGGCCGAGATATTATGCTTGATGCTCCGGCAACCGTACCCGAAACAGCTCTTTCTGAACTACATATTTCTACACAATAA
- the murG gene encoding undecaprenyldiphospho-muramoylpentapeptide beta-N-acetylglucosaminyltransferase, translated as MKNRLCVIISGGGTGGHIFPALAIGEWITVRWPEVYVHYVGAQGGMEMQKIPENGFSISGLWVSGFQRGLSWRALKRNLSLPFKIITACWQAFQILRTNSPKLVIGVGGYASLPTVFIAQLLGIPTILAEQNAFPGLANRLLAKRAQAIWLGNEFATRFFVPQNKAVYYVGNPVRTGMASISHEEACASFALNPEKPTVFIFGGSLGAGTFNKTLLTQYLILLNNGIQIIWQTGGTNYEAIIKEVTPQKGLVILPFIKNMAAAYSAATLVVARAGAMTLTELITLQQPAILVPSPNVTDNHQTHNAKSITEKGAGWLITDSNAPEKLIPTILKIFTEPEQITKAKEQLKLIKLPDTQQIILKQIEPYLFSKTK; from the coding sequence ATGAAAAACAGACTTTGTGTGATTATCAGCGGTGGGGGAACGGGAGGGCATATTTTCCCTGCTTTAGCTATTGGGGAATGGATTACAGTACGTTGGCCGGAGGTTTATGTGCACTACGTGGGTGCGCAAGGAGGTATGGAGATGCAGAAAATCCCTGAAAATGGCTTTTCTATAAGCGGCTTATGGGTATCCGGGTTTCAACGCGGCCTCTCGTGGCGGGCTTTGAAAAGAAACCTATCGTTACCATTTAAAATCATAACAGCTTGCTGGCAAGCCTTTCAAATACTAAGAACAAACAGCCCCAAACTGGTAATCGGTGTGGGGGGCTATGCCAGTTTGCCAACCGTTTTTATTGCCCAATTACTTGGGATTCCCACCATTTTGGCAGAACAAAACGCCTTTCCGGGTTTAGCCAACCGCTTATTAGCCAAACGAGCACAAGCTATTTGGTTAGGTAATGAATTTGCCACACGATTTTTCGTCCCTCAAAATAAAGCTGTTTATTATGTCGGAAATCCCGTACGTACCGGTATGGCATCTATTTCCCACGAAGAGGCTTGCGCCTCTTTTGCATTGAATCCAGAAAAACCTACCGTTTTTATTTTTGGGGGAAGCCTTGGTGCCGGAACTTTTAACAAAACTTTATTAACCCAATACCTAATACTCTTGAACAATGGTATTCAAATTATTTGGCAAACCGGAGGCACTAATTATGAGGCTATTATTAAGGAAGTAACTCCGCAAAAAGGGCTTGTGATTTTGCCCTTTATCAAAAACATGGCTGCTGCCTATTCGGCAGCTACACTCGTGGTTGCAAGAGCCGGGGCCATGACCCTTACAGAACTCATCACATTACAGCAACCAGCTATTTTAGTTCCCTCTCCCAATGTAACCGACAACCACCAAACTCATAATGCTAAGTCTATTACAGAAAAAGGTGCCGGATGGCTAATTACGGATTCTAATGCCCCCGAAAAATTAATTCCTACTATCTTAAAAATATTCACTGAACCCGAACAAATAACCAAAGCAAAAGAACAATTGAAATTAATAAAACTTCCAGATACTCAACAAATCATCTTGAAACAGATAGAACCTTACCTTTTTTCCAAAACAAAATAG
- a CDS encoding IS5 family transposase: protein MIKHAQIQMSFSQPYVSKRSSKNAFLKQINEVIDWESIVKILQKHYPKGLRPDGRPAYNPIILFKMLLLGVWYKSLSDRDIEDRTNTDLSWMTFVGLSLEDEVPDHSTLCRFRNELAGSNAYDLLLQELNQQLDKHAITVKSGCIIDASITDSPRKPTGKPTYEIAEDRKENEQTEEAIQTQTAELKLVKVNQPGVDDEARWLKKGKETRFGYKKHVITDGNGLVLALETTPANVHDHNHFNTLITKAQVPPKVAIYADKAYKSKAHTTYLKAKGLKDRVCYKAVKNKPLTKLQLKFNQLCGKHRYKIERTFAGTKSWFGGGTARYVGIAKTHAQHALEAIAYNLYRLPKLLVNNMLTPKTAPPQMQLF, encoded by the coding sequence GTGATAAAGCACGCCCAAATACAGATGAGTTTTAGCCAGCCCTACGTTTCTAAACGCAGTTCTAAAAACGCGTTTCTAAAGCAAATAAATGAGGTAATTGATTGGGAATCAATCGTAAAAATACTTCAAAAACACTACCCAAAAGGGCTTAGACCGGACGGCAGACCCGCCTACAACCCCATTATTCTTTTCAAAATGCTACTGCTCGGCGTTTGGTATAAAAGCCTGAGCGACAGAGACATAGAAGACAGGACCAACACCGATTTAAGCTGGATGACCTTCGTTGGGCTGAGTCTTGAAGACGAAGTACCCGACCACAGCACCCTGTGCCGCTTCCGCAACGAACTGGCAGGAAGCAATGCCTACGACTTGCTGTTGCAAGAACTTAACCAACAGCTTGATAAACATGCTATTACGGTAAAATCCGGCTGCATAATAGATGCCTCCATTACCGACAGCCCCCGCAAACCCACCGGAAAACCCACCTACGAAATTGCCGAAGACAGAAAAGAAAACGAACAAACGGAAGAAGCTATACAAACACAAACGGCTGAATTAAAGCTTGTTAAAGTAAATCAACCTGGCGTGGACGACGAAGCCCGCTGGCTCAAAAAAGGCAAAGAAACCCGCTTTGGCTACAAAAAACACGTTATTACCGACGGCAACGGATTGGTCCTTGCCCTGGAGACCACACCCGCCAACGTCCATGACCATAACCACTTTAACACATTGATAACCAAGGCACAAGTTCCCCCAAAAGTCGCCATCTATGCCGACAAAGCCTACAAATCCAAAGCCCATACCACCTACCTCAAAGCGAAGGGACTTAAAGATAGAGTGTGTTATAAAGCAGTGAAAAACAAACCCTTAACAAAATTACAACTCAAATTCAACCAACTCTGCGGCAAACACCGCTACAAAATAGAGCGCACCTTTGCCGGCACCAAAAGCTGGTTCGGCGGCGGCACCGCCCGCTATGTGGGCATCGCCAAAACCCACGCCCAGCACGCCCTGGAAGCAATTGCATACAACCTGTATAGGTTACCTAAGCTATTAGTAAACAATATGTTAACACCAAAAACGGCACCACCTCAAATGCAGCTATTTTAA
- a CDS encoding Mrp/NBP35 family ATP-binding protein, which yields MITQEQVLKALRTVDDPDLKRDLVTLGMVQNLTIENNRIKFSVVLTTPACPLKELIHNNCLNAIKTLVSPDAEIEIEMTSKVTSTRDGSAMLAGVKNIIAVASGKGGVGKSTVAVNLAIGLARDGASVGLLDADIYGPSVPILLSTQHLKPAIEVVNGQNKILPIERLGIKTLSLGNLIPADQAVVWRGPMASNALRQLIGDTLWGELDYMILDLPPGTGDIQLTLAQQLSLTGAVIVTTPQKVAVADARKGLAMFVAPQINVPVLGIVENMSYFIPPEDPNKRYFIFGQGGGNQLSQEFNIPILAQVPIEEAVQADGDEGIPIVLDASSPAGLVFRRLSAAVAQAVAIRNAEKVISPQV from the coding sequence ATGATTACACAAGAGCAGGTGCTGAAAGCACTGCGCACAGTTGATGACCCTGACCTAAAAAGAGATTTAGTAACCTTAGGGATGGTTCAAAATTTAACGATTGAAAATAACCGAATTAAGTTTTCGGTGGTGCTAACAACCCCCGCTTGCCCACTGAAAGAACTTATCCATAATAATTGTCTTAATGCTATCAAAACATTGGTTTCTCCGGATGCAGAAATCGAAATTGAGATGACCTCTAAGGTTACCTCTACACGTGATGGAAGTGCAATGCTGGCCGGTGTAAAAAATATCATTGCGGTAGCCTCCGGCAAAGGAGGTGTTGGGAAATCAACGGTAGCCGTAAATCTTGCTATTGGTTTAGCCCGCGACGGAGCCTCGGTGGGCTTATTAGATGCCGACATTTATGGCCCAAGTGTTCCTATCTTATTAAGTACCCAGCATTTAAAGCCGGCAATAGAAGTCGTTAATGGGCAAAATAAAATCCTGCCGATAGAGCGTTTGGGAATCAAGACATTATCTTTGGGAAATCTAATCCCCGCAGACCAGGCCGTTGTATGGCGTGGCCCGATGGCTTCCAATGCTTTGCGGCAACTTATCGGGGATACTTTGTGGGGAGAGTTAGACTATATGATTTTAGATTTACCTCCCGGAACAGGTGATATTCAGCTAACCTTAGCTCAACAATTATCTTTGACGGGTGCTGTTATCGTAACTACCCCTCAGAAAGTGGCCGTTGCAGATGCTCGAAAGGGGCTGGCGATGTTTGTTGCACCCCAAATTAACGTACCGGTGTTGGGAATCGTAGAGAATATGAGCTATTTTATTCCGCCGGAAGACCCGAATAAGCGTTATTTTATTTTTGGGCAAGGAGGTGGAAACCAATTATCACAAGAGTTTAACATTCCTATATTGGCGCAAGTTCCTATTGAAGAAGCAGTTCAGGCAGATGGTGATGAAGGAATACCGATTGTATTAGATGCAAGTTCGCCTGCCGGATTGGTCTTTCGCCGGCTGAGTGCAGCCGTTGCGCAGGCAGTAGCTATTAGAAATGCCGAAAAAGTAATTTCTCCACAAGTTTAG
- a CDS encoding methyltransferase domain-containing protein, which yields MEVLDISKAQGHWVLAKMGKKVLRPGGKELTHKLIKALAITPEDDVVELAPGLGYTASLALQHKPKTYTGIDANPDAIKQLRKTINGNNQRIIEGNAAQTALKEESVTKVYGEAMLTMHADHRKTEIIQEAHRILKKGGLYAIHELGLTPDSIDKNLKDQIQKDLSLSIKVNARPLTQNEWSQLLEREGFKIKFIATNPMYLLETSRIIADEGFFRALKIGFNILANKPARKRVLEMHHVFKTHAKHMNAIVIVAEKQ from the coding sequence ATGGAAGTATTAGATATATCAAAAGCACAAGGCCACTGGGTGCTGGCTAAAATGGGAAAAAAAGTGCTGCGGCCGGGCGGCAAAGAATTAACCCATAAACTCATAAAAGCATTAGCGATAACACCTGAAGACGACGTAGTTGAGTTAGCCCCCGGCTTAGGATACACAGCCTCATTAGCACTTCAGCATAAACCTAAAACATACACAGGAATTGATGCTAACCCTGATGCAATTAAACAGTTACGAAAAACGATTAACGGAAATAATCAACGTATCATTGAAGGAAATGCTGCTCAAACAGCCCTCAAAGAAGAAAGCGTAACCAAAGTCTATGGTGAAGCTATGCTAACTATGCACGCTGACCACCGCAAAACAGAAATTATTCAAGAAGCACATCGTATCCTAAAAAAGGGCGGCCTATATGCTATCCATGAATTAGGGCTTACCCCAGATTCTATTGACAAAAACCTCAAAGACCAGATACAAAAAGACCTCTCTTTAAGTATAAAAGTAAACGCCCGGCCGCTTACCCAAAATGAATGGTCGCAACTTCTTGAAAGAGAAGGATTTAAAATAAAATTTATAGCTACTAACCCTATGTATTTGCTGGAAACTTCCAGAATTATAGCAGATGAAGGCTTTTTCAGAGCACTAAAAATCGGATTTAATATACTTGCTAATAAACCAGCAAGAAAGCGGGTATTAGAAATGCATCATGTTTTTAAAACGCACGCAAAACACATGAATGCCATTGTTATTGTAGCAGAAAAACAATAA